The following nucleotide sequence is from Streptomyces bathyalis.
TAGCGGGCGGCTCAGTGCCCCGCGGCGTGGCCCTCGGCCTCGTGCTCGGCCTCCTCCTCCGCGGCGTCTTCATCGGGGGCCGGCGACCCGGACTGCTTGGCGTCCTCCGACGGGCTCTCGGACGAGGATTCCGACGGCGAGGCCGACTCCGAACCGGGCGAAGGCGAGCCGGACGGCGTGCCCGAGGAAGTGCTGGGCGACGGGGCGACCGTCGGGCCGAACTTCGCGTAGTCGCCGTGCGCGGGCACGACCGTCGCCCGCAGCGAGATCTTGCCGGTGCGGCTCAGGTCGAACGAGACGGGCTGGGCGTTGCCGTCCCGCATGGTGCCCGACGTGGACTCGGGCAGCACGGCCGAGGCGTTGCCCTTGCCGCCCAGCGCGAGCGAACCGCCGGCCGGCACCGTGAGGTCCTTCTCGCCCTTCGCCGGGCGGAGCTTCACGCGGGCACCGGCACCCTTGACGGTGATCTCCGCCAGGGTCTCGTCCTTGGAGCCCTGGTTGAAGATGCGGCCCGTCACCGCAGAGGGGCCCTGCCCGCTGTCCGGTGTGACGATGGCGACATTCTGGACCTTGATGGAGCCTTCGGAGGTCGCGGCATTGTCCGGCTTGACCTCCAGCGTCTGAGCGTCGTGCCCCGCGGCGCACGCGGACAGTGTGACGACGGCGAGCGCGAGGGCTGTGGCGGCAAGGGTGCCGCGTCGAATGCTGCTGCTCACGGCGGCGGCAACTCCTGGGCGAGCTCTGGCGGCCGAACTACGGGACGGCTGCGGGCGGATACTTTGATCTGTGGCGCGGCCAGATTACCGAGCGCTTCGCGGACCCCCGCACCCGGCCCTCCTGCCGCGCGCCGTACGGGCCGGTGCGTACGCGGGAGCGCGCGTGGGCTGCGCGCCGGGTGAGGACGTTTCCGGGGAAAGAATGCGAACGGCTTGTGAATTGATCAGCGGAACTGCTGATCAATTCTTGGGAAAGTCCGTGAAGCGGTGAAGAGGGCCGAACGGGCGACGACTTACAGCAGGACAAAACGGACGGCTGATGCTTTCTGAAGCACCCTCTTCAGACGTGTCCGTTGTGTTTCGATGCCCGTTCAGAAGTGCCCCGACCTGCGAATACCTGTTCCAGATGACTGGCCGCAGCACGTAACAGGGCCGCTTGTCAAGCCCCGAGATGCGGCCTGACCTGCGAAAACGCCATTCAGAAGAGCCCGATTCCGTGTTACTCTGGATAGCCACGGAAGGGGTACCTGACACATGACGTTCAAGGTTGGCGACACCGTGGTCTATCCCCATCACGGGGCCGCGCTGATCGAGGCTATCGAAACTCGCCAGATCAAAGGCGTGGACAAGACCTACTTGGTTCTGAAGGTTGCGCAGGGCGACTTGACGGTTCGTGTGCCAGCGGACAATGCGGAGTTCGTGGGCGTACGAGATGTGGTCGGTTCGGACGGGCTGGACAGGGTCTTCGAGGTGCTCCGCGCACCGTATGCCGAGGAGCCGACCAACTGGTCCCGGCGCTACAAGGCGAATCTCGAGAAGCTGGCGTCCGGCGACGTGATCAAGGTGGCGGAGGTCGTGCGCGACCTGTGGCGCCGTGAGCGTGAGCGCGGACTCTCCGCCGGCGAGAAGAGGATGCTCGCCAAGGCCCGCCAGATTCTGGTGAGCGAGCTGGCTCTCGCGGAGAACACGAACGAGGACAAGGCAGAGGCACTGCTCGACGAAGTTCTCGCGTCCTGACCGCGCGAGCGACGAAGAGGGACGGCGCGCAGCCGGCCTCCCAGCACGAGTGAGCAAGCCCAGTAGTCAGTAAGTCTGAGCAGCAGTAGAGCAAGGCTGTGCCGCAGTGCCCGAGTGACGACGTCAGTCGCCGGGCGCTGCGGCATGTCTACGCTATGCAAGCGGCCCCCGACAGCGTTCAGTAACCTCACTACTGCTCGCCGTGCCGGACGCCCGGCACGGTCTCGACGCCTGTCAAAGGCGTGCCGGGCCCGGGCAATCGCCTCGACCGGAAATCACGGAAGGGCCGGTCAAGGCTTCGCGCCCGGCACGCCCCCGACCTGCGTCGGGGGGTACGCCCAGGCCATACCCACACCGGCTGAGGACACAAACCTGAACGTGCAACCGATGTCAATCCAATCCGCGGGCGAGTCGCGTTCCGGCCGCCCGGACGGAGCAAGCCACGACTCAGAGCAGGCAGCGCAGGCCGAACAGCCCGGCAGGACTCCGGCCGCCCGGCCCGCGTCCGACCGCGCCGCCGACCGCGCCGCCGACCCCGCGACCGACCCCGCTGCCGGGCGGCCAGGGCACCGCACCGCCGCCGTCATCCCGGCCGCCGGGCGCGGGCTCCGCCTCGGCCCGGGCGCCCCGAAGGCACTGCGTGCGCTGAGTGGGACGCCGATGCTGGTGCACGCCGTGCGTGCCATGGCCCGCTCGCGTGCCGTCTCCCTCGTCGTCGTGGTCGCACCGCCCGACGGCGCCGACGAGGTCCGGCGCCTCCTGGACGAGCACAACGCCGCAGGGGAGACCGCGACCGATGTCGTGGTCGTCCCCGGCGGTGAGACCCGTCAGGACTCGGTGCGCCTGGGCCTCGCGGCTCTCCCCGATGGCGTCGATTCCGTGCTCGTGCACGACGCTGCCCGTCCGCTGGTGCCGGTCGAGACCGTGGAGGCCGTGGCGGCGGCCGTGCGGGAGGGGGCGCCCGCCGTCGTGCCCGCGCTGCCCGTCCCTGACACGGTCAAGGAGGTCCAGGTCCGCACCGGCGGCGAACCCGAGCCGGTGACGGGCACTCCCGAGCGTTCGCGGCTGAGGGCCGTACAGACCCCGCAGGGCTTCGAGCTGAAGGTGCTCGCCGCGGCGCACGCCCAGGTGGCCCGCGAGGGCGACGGCGCGACGGACGACGCCGGCATGGTCGAGCGCCTCGGCGTCGAGGTCGTGGTGGTTCCGGGTCACGACGAGGCGTTCAAGGTGACG
It contains:
- a CDS encoding CarD family transcriptional regulator translates to MTFKVGDTVVYPHHGAALIEAIETRQIKGVDKTYLVLKVAQGDLTVRVPADNAEFVGVRDVVGSDGLDRVFEVLRAPYAEEPTNWSRRYKANLEKLASGDVIKVAEVVRDLWRRERERGLSAGEKRMLAKARQILVSELALAENTNEDKAEALLDEVLAS
- the ispD gene encoding 2-C-methyl-D-erythritol 4-phosphate cytidylyltransferase, translating into MSIQSAGESRSGRPDGASHDSEQAAQAEQPGRTPAARPASDRAADRAADPATDPAAGRPGHRTAAVIPAAGRGLRLGPGAPKALRALSGTPMLVHAVRAMARSRAVSLVVVVAPPDGADEVRRLLDEHNAAGETATDVVVVPGGETRQDSVRLGLAALPDGVDSVLVHDAARPLVPVETVEAVAAAVREGAPAVVPALPVPDTVKEVQVRTGGEPEPVTGTPERSRLRAVQTPQGFELKVLAAAHAQVAREGDGATDDAGMVERLGVEVVVVPGHDEAFKVTRPLDLVLAEAVLARRRATDGF
- a CDS encoding DUF461 domain-containing protein translates to MSSSIRRGTLAATALALAVVTLSACAAGHDAQTLEVKPDNAATSEGSIKVQNVAIVTPDSGQGPSAVTGRIFNQGSKDETLAEITVKGAGARVKLRPAKGEKDLTVPAGGSLALGGKGNASAVLPESTSGTMRDGNAQPVSFDLSRTGKISLRATVVPAHGDYAKFGPTVAPSPSTSSGTPSGSPSPGSESASPSESSSESPSEDAKQSGSPAPDEDAAEEEAEHEAEGHAAGH